From the Desulfosarcina sp. BuS5 genome, one window contains:
- a CDS encoding FAD-binding oxidoreductase has product MTLSKKTFRRLREIVGKKNCLRDKEDLACYAYDATGLTYMPDAVLFPENTAEVSSILTLANRDGFFVIPRGAGSGMTGGSLAVKQGVIVVMTRFNRIIQIDKDNLVAHVEPGVVTASLHNAVEKEGLFYPPDPASFDFCTLGGNMAECSGGPRAVKYGVTRDYVLGLEIVLPTGEIINIGVQTAKGVVGYDLTRLLIGSEGTLGIITKMVLRLLPLPETVRIMKAAFSEMETAAATVSAIMNHGIIPRSIEYMDNASIRCAEGYLKTGLPVKAAALLIIEADGKQEDADRSIKELGAICRSMGAVDIQIAKNNEESENIRKARKALSPALFEYGPDKINEDIVVPKSRIPDMVKKIKEIKIETGLTIVSFGHAGDGNIHVNVMLDKKNIEDVRKAEYAVNALFDYALELGGTISGEHGIGITKSNYLEKEIGLVETALMKKIKNIFDPKGILNPGKIFYEPDILTAESAEELLEF; this is encoded by the coding sequence ATGACTCTTTCAAAAAAAACTTTTCGACGACTCAGGGAAATAGTAGGCAAAAAAAATTGCCTTAGAGATAAGGAAGATCTTGCCTGTTATGCATATGATGCAACCGGATTAACCTATATGCCTGATGCGGTGCTGTTCCCTGAAAATACAGCGGAAGTTTCCTCCATTTTAACACTTGCAAATAGAGATGGTTTTTTTGTGATTCCCCGCGGAGCAGGTTCAGGAATGACAGGTGGGTCCCTTGCGGTTAAACAGGGCGTAATAGTAGTTATGACCCGTTTTAACCGGATAATACAAATTGATAAAGACAACCTTGTAGCCCATGTTGAGCCTGGAGTCGTGACGGCTAGTTTGCATAACGCAGTTGAAAAGGAAGGACTCTTTTATCCTCCTGATCCGGCCAGTTTTGATTTTTGCACTCTGGGCGGAAATATGGCCGAATGTTCCGGAGGCCCGCGTGCCGTCAAGTATGGAGTAACACGGGATTATGTACTCGGCCTTGAAATTGTGCTCCCCACAGGCGAGATAATTAATATCGGTGTGCAAACAGCCAAAGGGGTTGTCGGATACGATTTAACCAGACTTCTAATAGGTTCGGAGGGTACTCTCGGAATAATCACAAAAATGGTGCTGCGTCTTTTACCGCTTCCGGAGACAGTAAGAATAATGAAGGCCGCTTTTTCAGAAATGGAAACAGCTGCTGCAACAGTCTCTGCAATCATGAATCACGGTATCATACCACGTTCGATAGAATATATGGATAATGCATCCATAAGGTGCGCCGAAGGCTATCTTAAAACCGGCCTGCCGGTTAAGGCTGCCGCCCTGCTGATAATCGAGGCGGACGGAAAACAAGAAGATGCGGATAGATCAATAAAGGAACTTGGCGCAATCTGCCGATCAATGGGAGCTGTTGATATTCAGATAGCAAAAAACAATGAGGAATCTGAAAATATCCGGAAAGCCCGCAAAGCTCTATCCCCGGCGCTCTTTGAATATGGCCCTGATAAAATAAATGAAGATATTGTAGTTCCTAAAAGCAGAATTCCGGATATGGTTAAAAAGATAAAGGAGATAAAAATAGAGACCGGGCTTACAATTGTCAGTTTCGGCCATGCCGGAGACGGAAATATCCACGTAAATGTGATGCTTGATAAAAAAAATATAGAAGATGTTAGAAAGGCTGAATATGCAGTCAATGCTCTTTTCGATTATGCCCTGGAGCTGGGGGGAACAATTTCCGGAGAGCATGGCATAGGCATTACAAAGTCAAATTACCTGGAAAAGGAAATCGGCCTGGTTGAAACAGCTTTGATGAAAAAAATCAAAAACATATTTGACCCTAAAGGCATTCTGAATCCTGGAAAAATTTTTTATGAACCCGATATTTTAACCGCAGAAAGCGCAGAGGAACTGCTTGAATTTTAA
- the htpG gene encoding molecular chaperone HtpG: MVVKKETHQFKTEVQQMLKLIINSMYSNKEIFLRELISNSSDAIDKLSFEAQTSPDIIGDDTEFKIKIIPDGIKQTLEVSDNGIGMTYDEVMENIGTIAKSGTGAFLEALEAAQNNDTLAPELIGRFGIGFYSAFMAADKIILITRRAGSETATKWESHGDGSYTIEETSKESRGTSIILELKKQEKGEKDFTDEWTIKSIVKQHSDFVHYPIVMDVEKDEPIPKEEQVLDKEGKPVGETTKKVIREETLNSMQAIWTKAKDEVSDKEHEEFYQHISHDWNPPLTRLHMKFEGATEYTALLYIPSKAPFDMFHTESGHGIHLYSRRVFIMDNCKELIPEYLRFVKGVVDAPDLDLNVSREILQQNNLIRNIRRNLVKKIFELLKNMEKDDYEKFYEEFGQLIKVGIHTDIENRNKISELIRYKTTKSEGKLISLKEYVENMDKEQENIYYITGDNLSAIMNSPHLEQLKAKDIEVLLMSDPIDEWVVQSLTEYDGKQLKSAEKGDLDLEKIDEKKQDEYTDLFNFIKIELQDKIKEVKASTRLKDSVACLSGDTYDMSAYMEKIIKSSGQKTPDVKRVLELNIDHPVMSQVKALFEKDPSVPVMKEYCNLFLDIALISEGGKVENPARFSKTIGELMSKAITV, encoded by the coding sequence ATGGTCGTAAAAAAAGAGACTCATCAATTTAAAACAGAAGTTCAGCAAATGTTAAAATTAATTATAAACTCAATGTATTCCAATAAGGAAATCTTTTTAAGAGAATTGATTTCCAATTCTTCGGATGCCATTGACAAGCTCAGTTTTGAAGCTCAGACTTCACCAGACATAATTGGTGATGATACCGAATTTAAGATAAAAATCATTCCGGACGGTATAAAGCAAACCCTGGAAGTTTCAGATAATGGAATCGGTATGACCTATGATGAGGTAATGGAGAATATAGGCACTATTGCCAAAAGCGGAACCGGAGCCTTCCTGGAAGCGCTTGAAGCGGCTCAGAATAATGACACCTTGGCGCCCGAACTTATAGGCCGATTCGGAATCGGTTTTTACAGTGCCTTCATGGCTGCTGATAAAATTATTCTGATAACCAGGCGGGCCGGTTCTGAAACTGCCACAAAATGGGAATCCCATGGTGACGGCTCCTATACAATTGAAGAGACCTCTAAGGAATCGCGAGGCACTTCTATAATTTTAGAATTAAAAAAACAGGAAAAAGGCGAGAAGGATTTTACTGATGAATGGACTATAAAGTCTATTGTCAAACAGCATTCGGATTTTGTTCATTACCCGATTGTTATGGATGTAGAGAAGGATGAACCTATCCCCAAAGAGGAACAGGTTCTTGATAAAGAGGGCAAGCCTGTAGGAGAGACAACCAAAAAGGTAATCAGGGAAGAGACCCTTAACTCCATGCAGGCCATATGGACAAAAGCCAAGGATGAGGTTTCAGACAAAGAGCATGAAGAATTTTACCAACATATCAGCCATGACTGGAACCCTCCCCTGACACGTCTGCATATGAAGTTTGAGGGCGCAACCGAATATACCGCTTTATTATATATTCCCTCCAAGGCGCCCTTTGATATGTTTCATACTGAAAGCGGTCACGGTATACACCTTTATTCCAGACGTGTATTTATTATGGATAACTGCAAAGAACTTATACCGGAATACCTGAGATTTGTAAAAGGTGTGGTAGATGCACCGGATCTCGATCTGAATGTAAGCCGTGAAATTTTACAACAAAACAACCTCATCAGAAATATACGGCGAAACCTTGTAAAAAAGATCTTCGAGCTGTTGAAAAATATGGAAAAGGATGATTATGAAAAGTTTTATGAGGAATTCGGACAGCTTATCAAAGTAGGCATTCATACAGATATTGAAAACAGAAATAAAATCTCCGAACTTATCCGGTATAAAACTACCAAATCCGAAGGAAAACTGATTTCCCTAAAAGAGTATGTTGAGAATATGGACAAAGAACAGGAAAATATTTACTACATCACAGGGGACAATCTGTCGGCCATCATGAACAGCCCGCATCTTGAACAACTGAAAGCAAAAGATATTGAAGTCCTGTTAATGTCTGACCCTATCGACGAATGGGTTGTGCAATCATTAACGGAATACGATGGTAAACAGCTCAAAAGCGCTGAAAAGGGCGATCTTGATTTAGAAAAAATTGATGAAAAGAAACAGGATGAATATACCGATCTGTTCAACTTTATTAAAATAGAACTTCAGGATAAAATTAAGGAGGTGAAGGCCTCCACGCGTTTGAAAGATTCGGTTGCATGCCTTTCGGGAGATACTTACGACATGAGCGCCTATATGGAAAAAATCATCAAGTCATCAGGGCAGAAGACGCCTGATGTTAAACGGGTGCTTGAGTTAAACATTGATCATCCGGTCATGTCACAAGTTAAAGCGTTGTTTGAAAAAGATCCTTCTGTGCCGGTAATGAAGGAATATTGCAACCTCTTCCTTGATATTGCGCTAATCAGTGAAGGCGGCAAGGTGGAGAATCCTGCCCGATTCTCAAAAACAATCGGAGAGTTGATGTCAAAAGCTATAACCGTGTGA
- a CDS encoding BrnT family toxin → MKYLNWNSEKNELLKCKRGISFEEIAYLIESGQILSIEENPGHSNQKIYIIKIDQYAVVVPFVETEEEIFLKTAFPSRKYSKHFGLKGE, encoded by the coding sequence ATGAAATATTTAAATTGGAATTCTGAAAAAAATGAGCTTTTAAAGTGTAAGCGTGGGATTTCTTTTGAAGAAATTGCTTATTTAATTGAATCTGGGCAAATTCTTAGCATTGAGGAAAACCCAGGGCATTCCAATCAAAAGATATATATTATAAAAATTGATCAATATGCTGTGGTAGTACCTTTTGTGGAAACAGAGGAAGAAATTTTTCTCAAAACAGCATTTCCAAGCCGGAAATATTCAAAACATTTCGGATTAAAGGGGGAATAA
- a CDS encoding antitoxin, with product MNKFSNKTFSPIDQEEKDIMESIERGEWHSVKNVDQEKSKAILAARNTLKKDKRINLRLTQKDYHQIQIRAIEEGIPYQTLISSIVHKYLNGMLSSRS from the coding sequence ATGAATAAATTTAGCAACAAAACCTTTAGCCCAATAGATCAAGAAGAAAAAGATATAATGGAATCTATTGAGCGTGGAGAATGGCACTCTGTTAAGAATGTTGATCAAGAAAAAAGCAAAGCAATTTTAGCAGCACGTAATACCTTGAAGAAAGATAAGCGTATAAATCTTCGCCTTACTCAAAAAGATTATCATCAAATTCAAATAAGAGCGATAGAAGAGGGAATACCTTATCAAACACTTATTTCCAGTATTGTGCATAAGTATTTGAATGGAATGTTAAGCTCAAGATCATAA
- the alaS gene encoding alanine--tRNA ligase — MTGNEIRRQFLKYFKNKNHYISRSASLVPSDDPTLLFTNAGMVQFKRTFLGEEKKDYARAVTSQKCVRAGGKHNDLENVGYTARHHTFFEMLGNFSFGDYFKNKGIEYAWDLLVNGFGLPVEKLWVSIYLKDDEAFDIWHKNIGVSQDRIVRCGEKDNFWSMGDTGPCGPCSEIHIDRGEDFGCGSPDCMVGCECDRFLEIWNLVFMQYNRDDSGKLTPLPRPSIDTGMGLERLASIIQDVPTNYETDLLLPIIRKTEALSEKKFGDLPADDIAMKVIADHTRAAAFLIGDGILPSNEGRGYVLRRIMRRAIRYGRNIGLTRPFLHETANVVFDIMQSAYPELKEGAAFIDNVIKNEEIRFSETLDNGLKLLNDTLSDLQDNGRTSISGDVIFKLYDTYGFPVDIVKDVVRDKEMLLDMEGFDRAMEGQRAQSGSAATLTRISEAYKNLSSKGVKPEFTGYDTLSSDAGVILLVQDGTEVPEASEGQVVEIVTASTPFYGESGGQVGDKGEISGDNFKIDVLNTIKDPTGLIIHKGKVASGKIKKGDSSVLSIDVKARHAIACNHTATHILHSALRQIIGDHVKQAGSLVAADRLRFDFTHFSQIEPEMLDQIEVFVNERIRRNLPLKVEEMDADTAFKSGAMALFEEKYGDRVRVVSIKDFSRELCGGTHTRRTGDIGFFKIIAESSVASGIRRIEALTGESALIEIRKKFRIVQDISRLLREKPDELIPRIEKNIQAQKSLEKEVESLKAKIAILKADSEGDEIQTINNVNLIVKEVSIDKPAALREIADKFKDRIGSGIVVLGSVNKSKALLIAIVTKDLTDRYHAGNIIKAAASVVGGGGGGRPDMAQAGGSKPDKIAQALEKAVEVIKAM; from the coding sequence ATGACCGGCAATGAAATACGCAGGCAGTTTTTAAAATATTTTAAAAATAAAAATCACTATATCTCAAGGAGCGCTTCGCTTGTGCCGTCGGATGACCCGACCCTGCTTTTTACTAATGCAGGGATGGTGCAGTTCAAACGTACCTTTTTAGGCGAAGAAAAGAAGGACTATGCGCGGGCCGTAACCTCCCAGAAATGTGTGCGGGCCGGCGGCAAGCATAACGATCTTGAGAATGTTGGCTATACTGCCCGGCATCATACTTTTTTTGAAATGCTGGGAAATTTTTCATTCGGCGATTATTTTAAAAATAAAGGTATTGAATATGCTTGGGATCTGCTGGTAAACGGTTTCGGCCTGCCAGTGGAGAAACTTTGGGTTTCAATCTACCTGAAAGATGATGAAGCTTTTGATATATGGCATAAAAATATCGGCGTTTCCCAGGATAGAATCGTGAGATGCGGCGAAAAGGATAATTTTTGGTCCATGGGGGATACCGGTCCTTGCGGTCCTTGCAGTGAAATACATATAGACAGAGGAGAAGATTTCGGCTGCGGCAGCCCGGACTGCATGGTAGGCTGCGAATGTGACAGGTTTCTTGAGATCTGGAATCTTGTTTTCATGCAGTACAATCGGGACGATTCCGGCAAACTGACCCCCCTGCCCAGGCCCAGTATAGATACCGGTATGGGGCTGGAGCGACTGGCCTCAATCATACAGGATGTGCCCACAAATTATGAAACGGATTTACTACTGCCGATAATAAGAAAAACCGAAGCTCTTTCGGAAAAAAAATTCGGAGATTTGCCGGCAGACGATATTGCCATGAAGGTAATAGCTGATCACACACGGGCAGCGGCATTTTTAATCGGCGACGGCATTCTCCCTTCCAATGAAGGGCGTGGATATGTGCTGCGACGGATCATGCGCCGGGCCATCCGTTACGGGCGTAATATCGGCCTGACCAGACCGTTTTTACATGAAACCGCAAATGTTGTTTTTGATATAATGCAGTCTGCCTACCCAGAGCTTAAAGAGGGCGCTGCCTTTATCGACAATGTGATTAAAAATGAGGAGATCCGTTTTTCCGAAACCCTGGACAACGGTTTGAAGCTGTTAAACGATACTTTGTCGGATTTACAGGATAACGGGCGCACATCGATTTCCGGGGACGTTATATTTAAACTTTACGACACCTACGGATTCCCGGTCGACATTGTAAAAGATGTTGTTAGAGACAAAGAGATGCTGCTTGATATGGAGGGATTTGACAGGGCCATGGAAGGGCAGCGCGCTCAATCCGGATCTGCTGCAACTTTAACAAGAATCAGCGAGGCCTATAAAAATCTTTCATCAAAAGGTGTTAAACCTGAATTTACCGGGTATGATACTCTTTCATCCGATGCCGGGGTTATTCTCCTTGTTCAGGATGGGACGGAAGTCCCGGAAGCTTCTGAGGGTCAGGTTGTAGAGATAGTTACGGCGTCAACACCGTTTTACGGGGAATCCGGGGGGCAGGTTGGTGATAAGGGAGAGATTTCAGGCGATAATTTTAAGATAGATGTTCTGAACACCATTAAGGACCCGACCGGCCTGATAATTCACAAAGGAAAAGTAGCATCAGGAAAGATAAAAAAGGGCGATTCTTCTGTCCTTAGTATTGATGTAAAAGCACGCCATGCAATTGCCTGTAATCATACTGCCACACACATACTCCATTCAGCTCTTCGTCAAATTATCGGTGATCATGTTAAACAGGCTGGTTCATTGGTAGCTGCTGACAGACTCAGGTTCGATTTTACACATTTCTCACAGATAGAGCCGGAAATGCTTGACCAAATTGAGGTATTTGTTAATGAGCGCATCAGAAGGAATCTCCCTCTCAAGGTGGAAGAGATGGATGCTGATACAGCTTTTAAATCCGGGGCAATGGCTCTTTTTGAAGAAAAATACGGGGATAGAGTAAGGGTGGTTTCGATTAAGGATTTCAGCCGGGAACTCTGCGGCGGAACACATACCCGGCGAACCGGGGACATAGGTTTTTTCAAGATAATAGCAGAATCGAGTGTGGCATCAGGAATAAGGAGAATCGAGGCTTTAACAGGCGAATCCGCATTGATTGAGATCCGCAAAAAATTCAGGATAGTACAGGATATATCACGTTTGTTGCGGGAAAAGCCTGATGAACTTATCCCAAGGATTGAAAAGAATATCCAGGCTCAGAAGTCTCTTGAAAAAGAGGTGGAAAGTCTGAAAGCAAAAATTGCCATCCTTAAGGCGGATTCTGAGGGTGATGAGATTCAAACAATAAACAATGTTAACCTGATTGTAAAAGAAGTCTCTATCGATAAACCTGCGGCTCTCAGGGAGATTGCAGATAAGTTCAAGGATAGAATAGGGTCGGGCATTGTCGTTCTGGGCAGTGTTAATAAATCCAAAGCGCTTCTGATAGCCATTGTAACAAAGGATCTTACTGATCGTTATCATGCAGGCAATATAATTAAAGCGGCAGCTTCTGTTGTTGGCGGCGGCGGCGGCGGCCGGCCGGACATGGCCCAGGCCGGCGGTTCAAAGCCGGATAAAATTGCCCAGGCTTTGGAAAAAGCTGTTGAAGTGATAAAGGCAATGTGA
- the recA gene encoding recombinase RecA, protein MENNQDKGKAIDTAIIQIERQYGKGSIMKLGSQAVVDVPIIPTTSLALDKALGIGGLPRGRVIEIYGPESSGKTTLALHAVAEAQKNGGIAAFIDAEHALDVGYAKKLGVNCDELLVSQPDTGEQALEIADMLIRSGAIDILVIDSVAALVPRAEIEGEMGDSHMGLQARLMSQALRKLTGTLSKTMTALIFINQIRMKIGVVFGNPETTTGGNALKFYSSVRLDIRRIGALKDGQEVIGNRTRVKVVKNKMAPPFQEAEFDIMYGEGISKTGDLLDMGVKADIIDKSGSWYSYEGERIGQGRNNVKQYFKENRETYDLILTKVRASLGLFEKEEDAVKEKPVADAN, encoded by the coding sequence ATGGAGAATAACCAAGACAAGGGCAAGGCAATCGATACCGCCATTATTCAGATAGAACGCCAATACGGCAAGGGCTCAATTATGAAACTTGGCAGTCAGGCCGTGGTGGATGTGCCGATTATTCCTACCACTTCCCTTGCCCTTGATAAGGCTTTAGGTATCGGCGGCCTGCCACGTGGCAGGGTCATTGAAATTTACGGCCCGGAATCATCCGGTAAAACAACACTTGCCCTGCATGCTGTTGCCGAGGCCCAAAAAAACGGCGGTATAGCAGCCTTTATAGATGCCGAACATGCACTTGATGTGGGTTATGCAAAAAAATTAGGCGTAAATTGTGATGAACTTCTGGTATCACAGCCGGATACAGGAGAGCAGGCGCTTGAAATTGCGGATATGCTTATTCGGAGCGGAGCCATAGACATACTGGTTATCGACTCGGTTGCCGCGCTTGTCCCAAGGGCTGAAATCGAAGGCGAAATGGGTGATTCACATATGGGTCTTCAGGCCCGGCTGATGTCCCAGGCTTTGAGAAAGCTCACAGGCACACTTAGCAAGACAATGACAGCCTTGATTTTTATTAATCAGATTCGTATGAAAATTGGTGTTGTTTTCGGAAATCCCGAGACCACTACCGGCGGAAACGCCTTGAAATTTTATTCCTCGGTCAGGCTGGATATTCGCAGAATCGGCGCTCTGAAAGACGGCCAGGAGGTTATCGGCAACAGAACAAGGGTTAAGGTGGTTAAAAACAAGATGGCGCCTCCTTTCCAGGAGGCTGAATTCGATATCATGTATGGAGAAGGTATATCAAAAACCGGCGATCTGCTTGATATGGGTGTAAAAGCCGATATTATAGATAAAAGCGGTTCCTGGTATTCCTATGAAGGTGAGCGGATTGGTCAGGGCCGAAATAATGTAAAGCAATATTTCAAGGAGAACCGGGAAACTTACGATCTGATTTTGACTAAAGTAAGAGCATCGCTTGGGCTTTTTGAAAAAGAGGAAGATGCCGTTAAGGAAAAACCTGTTGCAGACGCTAACTGA
- a CDS encoding DUF368 domain-containing protein, producing MKNKNNTQSFVKPFPSLFAKGFCMGAADVVPGVSGGTMALILGIYRELIFSIKSFDLKFFMLLFSLETKKAFDRAAWKFVLPLLVGILTAVFTLAGILSWLLDNRPVPLWSFFFGLILASIFTLIQHFKKRSLWILLWIILGAFCTYYLVGIMPAATPDKAWFLFLCGAMAICAMILPGISGAFILVLLGKYHFILEAVHQRDFLILLLVAAGAGAGLFTFVCILNWFFKKYPNVTIAVLTGFMIGSLRKIWPWKKTIFSAVDSHKNLAGTLQKNILPEHWDVDVMMAIGISIAGFLLVFLLNFWAKKRE from the coding sequence ATGAAAAATAAAAATAATACCCAATCTTTTGTTAAACCTTTCCCATCATTGTTTGCGAAAGGCTTTTGTATGGGAGCCGCCGATGTGGTGCCCGGGGTTTCCGGCGGCACAATGGCGCTTATTCTCGGCATTTACAGGGAGCTTATTTTTTCCATCAAATCATTTGATTTGAAATTTTTTATGCTTTTGTTCTCCCTGGAAACCAAAAAAGCCTTTGACCGTGCAGCATGGAAATTTGTCCTGCCTTTGCTGGTTGGCATTTTAACTGCTGTTTTCACACTTGCCGGAATTTTAAGCTGGCTTCTTGACAACAGACCGGTACCCTTATGGTCATTTTTTTTTGGTTTAATATTAGCCTCTATATTTACCTTAATTCAACATTTCAAAAAGCGCTCATTATGGATTCTTTTATGGATTATCCTTGGAGCATTCTGTACCTATTATCTCGTGGGAATAATGCCGGCAGCAACTCCTGATAAAGCATGGTTCCTGTTTTTGTGCGGGGCAATGGCAATCTGCGCTATGATTTTGCCGGGAATTTCAGGCGCATTTATCCTGGTTCTTTTAGGGAAATATCATTTTATATTAGAGGCTGTTCATCAGCGGGATTTTCTGATTCTATTACTGGTGGCGGCCGGAGCAGGAGCCGGATTATTCACTTTTGTCTGTATTCTCAACTGGTTTTTTAAAAAGTATCCCAATGTTACAATAGCCGTGTTAACCGGTTTCATGATCGGATCATTAAGAAAGATCTGGCCCTGGAAAAAGACGATATTCAGCGCTGTTGATTCGCATAAAAATCTTGCCGGCACATTACAGAAAAATATTTTGCCGGAACATTGGGATGTTGATGTTATGATGGCTATCGGCATATCTATTGCTGGATTTCTGCTTGTTTTTTTGTTAAACTTCTGGGCGAAAAAGAGAGAATAG
- a CDS encoding DUF4301 family protein → MFNNNDLIQIKDMNLTMSEIISQIELFKKSNFYLNLKGSCKVGDGITVLDRHYTDRLAALYTKESLSGRTMKFVPASGAASRMFKVLHSLNNLDAKLNDDFIKTEADADVARAFGAFVKGIRNFAFYDDLKAVMQKNGLDLNRFLAAGEYKDVLEYILTPKGLNYGNLPKGLILFHKYSSDSRTPFEEHMAEAAEYTKDHNGVCRIHFTVAPGHAALIREHLDKISRFYEKSGINFKITYSYQQPSTDTIAVDEHNNPFRDTDGKLLFRPGGHGALLDNLNSVKGDIIFLKNIDNVVPDRLKQDTFLYKKALGGFLVELQNEIFNFMRNLSCGDIDQHNIKKMFEFIRHRLLIGIPDDVNDASEKEQGAYLFSKLNRPLRVCGMVRNAGDPGGGPFWVEGKDKNISRQIVESAQIDPGSKRQQSILSSATHFNPVDIVCGVRDFQGNQFDLKKYVDNEAVFISNKSKNGRQLKALELPGLWNGAMSSWNTVFIEVPEITFNPVKTVNDLLRAEHQG, encoded by the coding sequence ATGTTCAACAATAATGATTTAATTCAGATTAAGGATATGAATCTTACAATGAGTGAGATCATATCGCAAATAGAACTTTTCAAAAAGAGCAATTTTTATTTAAACTTGAAGGGTTCGTGTAAAGTAGGTGACGGGATAACCGTTTTGGATCGTCATTATACGGACAGGCTGGCGGCATTATATACAAAAGAATCGTTGTCCGGCAGAACAATGAAATTTGTACCAGCGTCAGGAGCTGCCAGCAGGATGTTTAAGGTATTACACTCCCTCAATAACCTTGATGCCAAGCTTAACGATGATTTTATAAAAACGGAAGCGGATGCAGACGTTGCCAGGGCCTTTGGGGCATTTGTAAAAGGGATCCGGAATTTTGCATTTTATGATGATTTAAAAGCTGTTATGCAAAAAAATGGTCTTGATCTCAACCGATTTTTGGCTGCAGGAGAGTATAAAGACGTTCTGGAATATATTTTGACACCCAAAGGACTCAATTATGGAAATTTGCCTAAAGGGTTGATACTTTTTCATAAATATTCATCTGATTCAAGAACCCCTTTTGAAGAACATATGGCTGAAGCCGCAGAATATACAAAGGATCATAACGGAGTATGCAGAATCCATTTTACCGTTGCGCCCGGTCATGCTGCATTAATCAGGGAGCATCTTGATAAAATAAGCAGATTTTATGAAAAGTCGGGAATTAATTTCAAGATAACATACTCTTACCAACAACCATCCACTGATACCATTGCCGTTGACGAGCATAATAATCCCTTTCGGGACACAGATGGAAAACTCCTGTTCCGCCCTGGAGGACATGGCGCTTTGCTGGATAATCTTAATTCGGTTAAGGGTGATATAATTTTTTTGAAAAATATTGATAATGTTGTGCCTGACCGGCTAAAACAGGATACTTTTTTATATAAAAAGGCTCTGGGCGGGTTTCTGGTGGAATTGCAGAATGAAATCTTCAATTTTATGAGAAATCTGTCATGCGGCGATATTGATCAGCATAATATTAAAAAGATGTTCGAGTTTATCAGACACCGTCTATTGATAGGTATACCGGATGATGTCAACGATGCTTCAGAAAAAGAACAAGGAGCTTATCTTTTTTCAAAATTAAACCGGCCCCTCAGGGTATGCGGTATGGTGCGGAATGCAGGTGATCCCGGGGGGGGACCGTTCTGGGTGGAGGGGAAAGATAAAAACATATCCAGGCAGATCGTAGAATCCGCACAGATAGACCCTGGGTCAAAAAGACAGCAGTCTATACTCTCCTCTGCAACCCATTTCAATCCTGTGGATATTGTATGCGGCGTGCGTGATTTCCAGGGCAACCAGTTTGATTTAAAAAAGTATGTTGATAATGAAGCTGTATTTATTTCAAACAAATCAAAAAACGGCAGGCAGCTGAAAGCCCTGGAGCTTCCGGGTCTCTGGAACGGTGCCATGTCATCCTGGAATACTGTTTTTATTGAAGTTCCTGAAATTACATTTAATCCTGTGAAGACCGTAAATGATCTGCTCAGAGCAGAACACCAGGGTTAA